Proteins found in one Kluyveromyces marxianus DMKU3-1042 DNA, complete genome, chromosome 2 genomic segment:
- the PIG1 gene encoding protein phosphatase regulator PIG1 produces the protein MDSSHSTLTLQSNVGDWLVSPVSASSSSPVPLSLSTDFFNHENDSVETITMDNRHRRVSNSNMTVGQSGTPRSGFMIPASAVSSSEDNRSPRDGEKDDISKCISNLNLYDLLNSTTTQSSSENSSSDISDVSEVEMDLDHNAIPRNTSQRANKGSNVLKNLTSSGNKGNHHETLGSESTGTDSRSPSGSPYPVASTVLSTDSGTSSSSTAANQNTNNIGRLYKQTSHPPILKKLKSSLKLSSSSSQSSISSNKSVRFASELTKVKCFDSSMEPVTISNETSPQISPLDRESPHSHGSSSSTSYSSNIGSRLDPSDSFWFGTQLSKMNLPLSKSIPKFSLSDSDNDLEDSDSDFDLDHLNDPMKDNYCYLPTNYPRTFSTNSNSNSTPSSSSNSNTFSHYGFMFKTNNSNDTMAENVYDSSSNANKFNKNNIDYNNGFNFNLNASPTKDPIQIKSWILKDTNIKKFCPTSMDLNRDLGNYLQGSNIKLHECNSLQLSQGKLTGLIYVANLSFEKFIEIKFSFNDWKDIHYVTANYKRTITDTIDEFQFVINLSSFVYFLKVKNLILHDTLVSPIKIHLCCRYDVNGETYYDNNNYENYKVSLDAITNVRQKSKRKTSRPRLLKSSAIMKRSLSSDNFVTDFSNKSTPPSDPAKAAPPKLGRRFSEDTDYFNSSPLKNVSTNYTTAPLNQNDPKYDELIKSYCFYDPNAASKSRSHNDFNIASSSSTNSRSESVEHLNSSFNSNSTLIHGFDGATENSATTSKSSPTINI, from the coding sequence ATGGACTCTTCGCATTCTACGCTCACGTTGCAAAGCAATGTGGGAGACTGGTTAGTATCGCCTGTTTCAGCGTCTTCTTCGTCGCCAGTACCGCTTTCGCTCAGCACTGACTTTTTCAACCATGAGAACGATTCCGTAGAGACGATAACCATGGACAATCGTCACCGTCGGGTTTCTAACTCTAACATGACGGTAGGGCAGAGCGGGACCCCCAGGTCGGGGTTCATGATTCCTGCATCGGCcgtttcttcttcggaGGACAATCGCAGCCCTCGCGATGGCGAGAAGGACGATATATCAAAGTGCATCAGTAACTTGAACCTATATGATTTGCTAAACAGCACCACCACACAAAGTTCAAGCGAAAACTCGAGTTCTGACATCAGCGATGTTTCAGAAGTAGAGATGGACTTGGATCACAATGCTATTCCAAGAAATACTAGTCAAAGAGCCAATAAGGGCTCTAACGTACTCAAGAACTTGACTAGCAGCGGTAACAAAGGCAACCATCACGAGACTTTGGGTTCGGAATCTACAGGTACAGACTCAAGATCTCCATCCGGTTCTCCATATCCTGTTGCCTCTACTGTGTTGTCAACCGACTCGGGTACCTCATCCTCCTCCACGGCGGCTAatcaaaatacaaacaacATTGGAAGATTGTATAAACAAACCTCGCATCCACCgatcttgaagaaacttAAGTCTTCATTGAAACtttcgtcttcttcaagtcaGTCATCTATTTCCTCAAACAAATCGGTCAGATTTGCTTCTGAACTCACAAAAGTGAAATGCTTTGACTCCTCGATGGAACCAGTCACTATCTCGAACGAAACGTCTCCTCAAATTTCGCCTCTCGATCGTGAATCCCCACATTCACATGGTTCCTCAAGCTCGACCTCGTACTCTTCTAACATTGGTAGTCGTCTGGACCCATCCGattctttttggtttggtaCTCAACTCTCAAAGATGAATTTACCATTATCCAAATCTATTCCAAAATTCTCCTTGTCTGATTCAGATAATGATTTGGAGGACTCCGATTCTGATTTCGATTTAGACCACTTGAACGATCCAATGAAGGATAATTATTGCTACCTTCCAACAAACTATCCCAGAACATTTTCGACCAATTCAAACTCGAACTCTACTCCGAGCTCCAGTTCAAACTCGAACACTTTTTCTCATTATGGATTTATGTTTAAAACCAATAACAGTAACGATACAATGGCTGAAAACGTGTATGATAGCTCTTCAAACGCCAataaattcaacaaaaacaacattGACTACAATAACGGTTTTAACTTTAACCTGAATGCATCTCCAACAAAGGATCCGATTCAGATCAAATCATGGATTCTCAAAGATactaatattaaaaaattCTGCCCAACTTCTATGGACTTGAATCGGGATTTGGGCAACTACTTGCAAGGAAGCAACATCAAACTTCATGAATGTAACTCGCTGCAATTATCGCAAGGAAAGCTTACTGGCTTAATATACGTGGCAAATCTAAGTTTCGAAAAATTCATCGAAATcaagttttcttttaatgACTGGAAAGATATCCACTATGTCACTGCTAATTACAAGCGTACCATTACTGACACTATTGATGAATTTCAATTCGTCATCAATTTGTCCTCATTCGTATACTTTTTGAAGGTTAAAAATTTGATTTTACACGACACTCTCGTATCCCCAATCAAAATTCACCTTTGCTGTAGATATGATGTGAATGGGGAGACTTATTACGATAACAATAATTACGAAAACTACAAAGTGTCTTTGGATGCAATCACAAACGTGAGACAGAAGtcaaagagaaagacaagCCGTCCACGTTTATTGAAGTCATCGGCCATCATGAAGAGATCCCTTAGCTCTGACAACTTCGTGACAGACTTTAGTAACAAATCTACTCCGCCCTCTGATCCTGCTAAGGCTGCACCACCAAAGCTTGGTAGGAGATTCTCTGAGGATACAGACTACTTTAATTCTTCACCTTTGAAGAACGTTTCCACAAATTATACTACCGCACCATTAAACCAGAATGACCCAAAATATGATGAATTGATCAAATCATACTGCTTTTATGATCCAAATGCAGCTTCAAAATCCAGATCGCATAATGATTTTAATATTGCATCTTCCAGCTCTACTAATTCTAGGTCTGAATCTGTAGAGCATTTAAACTCAAGtttcaattccaattctaCTTTAATACATGGATTTGACGGCGCTACGGAAAATAGTGCTACAACAAGCAAATCTTCACCAACAATAAACATTTGA
- the OPY1 gene encoding Opy1p — protein sequence MGRQTFEDNEEIIYSSYLVKKPTVSKSLSSTKQLAKSWTNWSVKKAPHNHEYWCVLRNTQFSYYKDESERVAEKVIPIQDILGCRAYDDNKLDIFTKGMTLRFKSSDENVIRNWMQAITKLLPHLNNYGSESDLEIAESDDELPEGCKNDENDAVEQSSTSNVQSINNGILEEDKKFFDFYDITKPSHLIQAGLIFAKNKRSLTGKKWKPYKCQLTNKSLKICSLKTQECRYCIPMEKVVDCIELDSKDPLFAVVTFNQRLKLRANNEDELVDWIINLKSCVMVRNSLAFTSKEAAREALKETQG from the coding sequence ATGGGGAGACAGACTTTTGAGGATAATGAGGAGATCATTTATTCGTCATACCTTGTAAAGAAGCCGACGGTTTCAAAGTCACTCTCATCCACAAAACAGCTTGCAAAAAGCTGGACTAACTGGAGTGTGAAAAAGGCTCCACACAACCACGAGTATTGGTGTGTGCTTAGGAATACTCAGTTTAGTTACTATAAGGATGAGTCTGAAAGAGTTGCCGAAAAGGTGATCCCGATTCAAGATATATTAGGGTGCCGTGCATATGATGATAACAAGCTAGATATATTTACAAAAGGTATGACGCTACGATTTAAATCATCTGATGAGAATGTGATACGTAACTGGATGCAGGCTATCACGAAGTTGCTTCCACACTTGAACAATTACGGTTCAGAATCTGATCTAGAGATTGCAGAGAGTGACGACGAGCTGCCGGAAGGCTGTAAGAATGACGAAAATGATGCCGTGGAACAGAGTTCTACATCTAATGTGCAATCTATAAACAATGGGATCCTTGAGGAAGATAAAAAGTTCTTTGACTTCTATGATATAACAAAACCTTCCCATTTGATTCAAGCAGGTCTGATATTCGCTAAAAACAAACGCTCGTTGACGGGCAAAAAATGGAAACCTTACAAGTGCCAATTAACCAACAAATCGCTAAAGATATGCTCACTAAAGACACAAGAGTGTAGATACTGCATTCCAATGgaaaaagttgttgattGCATCGAATTGGACAGCAAAGACCCGTTATTTGCTGTTGTGACGTTCAACCAGAGACTCAAGCTACGGGCAAATAATGAGGATGAGCTAGTGGATTGGATCATCAATCTCAAAAGCTGTGTAATGGTTAGAAACTCTTTAGCATTCACTTCTAAGGAAGCTGCAAGAGAAGCCTTAAAGGAAACTCAAGGTTAA
- the MDM36 gene encoding Mdm36p, whose amino-acid sequence MSYEDPILSQFKNKDAIDAQVISGLIEDARGQAREQSVKLPEDLHGRTLEKCKECLSIYTDLVKLGFLLAKSWDLKTLEQTVKLRFGLVDLVQGGSSGSSSSSTAAVAVPGAVASGTAASGVDAGPNTGQNEGFERDIALKTISKCDKLSIALEQLSMDSREIMHSIQSVLQSNNNNTSVLLSDAMTLLLEIWFLCGRQLRKLKRQVASFFMRSKLLLIDYELELVSTTSLDKMTQANIDALRDTIASYKSFIKVLLQQLSDAEASDNQTEFEECLAIFMDVEGMYQAFSFSWLLNENKAILSHSQESYAKAQQESDMHDLDELSRINSFVDKSLEQGEEEAQEEEEEEDLVVVQDPLDGDVFEPTPLGTAKLNHSISSNSQGRSRRLSNMSGTSDISLMMEKTSLTKELPHLLQAFDNAKKLANEIESVREHGGSSSPSTLTPIGSPTQSSFLSMDNSTSASTLLNSSFLSNHVGIKTGTMNSSSKILENLAHRQQEFPFASSSPLNPSPLSKLENSQQLIRQDMLKLMSQSPKNVRPSTHPNNIPGFGSNILNNLYGIGSKH is encoded by the coding sequence ATGAGCTACGAAGACCCGATTCTCTCGCAGTTCAAAAACAAGGATGCGATCGATGCCCAGGTGATTTCCGGGCTTATCGAGGACGCAAGAGGCCAGGCGCGCGAGCAGAGCGTGAAATTGCCCGAGGACTTGCATGGGCGGACTTTGGAGAAGTGTAAGGAGTGTCTTTCGATATATACGGACTTGGTGAAGCTTGGTTTTCTACTTGCCAAGTCGTGGGACCTCAAGACGTTGGAGCAGACTGTCAAGCTCCGGTTTGGGCTGGTGGACCTTGTTCAAggtggtagtagtggtagtagtagtagcagtactgctgctgttgctgtcCCTGGTGCTGTTGCTTCGGGCACTGCTGCCTCCGGTGTCGATGCTGGCCCTAATACGGGCCAAAACGAGGGATTCGAAAGAGACATCGCATTGAAAACTATATCAAAGTGCGACAAACTCTCCATCGCACTCGAACAACTATCCATGGACTCCCGCGAAATCATGCACTCCATCCAGTCGGTCTTGCAgtccaacaacaacaatacgTCGGTCCTCTTGTCCGATGCGATGACATTGCTTTTGGAAATTTGGTTCCTTTGCGGGCGCCAGCTCCGCAAGCTTAAACGCCAGGTCGCGTCTTTCTTTATGCGCTCCAAACTATTGCTGATAGACTACGAACTAGAACTGGTGAGTACCACCTCTCTGGATAAAATGACCCAGGCCAACATCGATGCCCTACGTGATACCATCGCCTCGTACAAGTCCTTCATAAAAGTCTTGTTGCAGCAATTGAGCGACGCAGAAGCTTCAGACAACCAGACGGAGTTCGAAGAGTGCTTGGCCATCTTCATGGATGTCGAAGGTATGTACCAGGCATTCAGCTTCTCGTGGCTCTTGAACGAAAATAAAGCAATCCTTTCGCATTCGCAGGAATCATACGCAAAGGCCCAACAGGAGTCCGATATGCACGATTTGGACGAGTTGTCCCGGATCAACTCGTTTGTTGATAAATCTTTGGAACAAGGCGAAGAAGAGgcacaagaagaagaagaagaagaagatttggtggtggtgcaaGACCCTCTTGATGGAGATGTCTTCGAACCCACTCCCTTGGGTACAGCTAAACTTAACCACTCAATTTCATCTAATTCGCAAGGACGGTCACGGAGATTGTCCAACATGTCTGGTACATCTGACATTTCGTTGATGATGGAGAAAACCTCGCTAACAAAGGAACTACCGCACTTACTCCAAGCTTTTGACAACGCCAAAAAATTGGCTAACGAAATAGAAAGTGTAAGAGAACACGGAGGATCCTCTTCTCCTTCCACCCTAACCCCCATCGGATCACCTACCCAATCATCATTCCTGTCAATGGATAATTCAACTTCAGCTTCAACGCTTCTAAACTCTTCCTTTTTGTCTAACCATGTAGGGATTAAAACCGGTACCATGAACAGCTCAAGCAAAATTCTGGAAAATCTGGCACATCGCCAACAAGAGTTCCCATTTGCATCAAGTAGCCCACTGAACCCTTCACCTCTATCAAAACTGGAAAATAGCCAACAACTGATTCGTCAAGATATGCTCAAATTGATGTCTCAATCTCCAAAAAATGTACGACCTTCTACGCATCCTAACAATATTCCTGGTTTCGGATCCAATATTCTTAATAACTTGTACGGCATAGGCTCTAAACATTGA
- the ASA1 gene encoding Asa1p, with protein sequence MPFTLRHHKVAVTSLLNWCSEDILPTLISGDEDGTILVWNLLNRKPFYRYKCNGQIISLQQVNDLLVALCKDHTLRIFTFPLSVTLSINNTFSTSHNLAELNLIYEIPVNTLNFANAAVQHINGDIYMLWCCNTQDSETIDVYQFNIQEKTSLRRLRKAIALYEHISKMVDPSVMKFDKLGTVMKFLLYEDRIYIGFESGFVVAVSLSDDLSLHVSYVSSAHYPEPVLDLSVGHDLKMVLSSSTTSSLGLHKAKSKLKHQHDTAEGDIIIDDSEVYSNLIKLPTKKVAHIQQMDNIIVVSTWYGTTEIFDTTGRDTLTIIRKERGQVPVDDNPYGNASLPKDSTRVKISSMICISKTNTNEVSSIKDVTEGIKRRLLRFSNQTWCLVGYEDGSIVVKEIGH encoded by the coding sequence ATGCCTTTTACACTGCGACACCATAAAGTTGCCGTAACTAGTCTATTGAACTGGTGTAGCGAAGATATTCTACCTACCTTGATCAGTGGGGACGAAGATGGTACTATTTTAGTATGGAACTTGCTCAATAGGAAGCCGTTTTATCGATATAAATGTAATGGACAAATCATATCCTTGCAACAAGTTAACGATTTGCTAGTCGCATTGTGCAAGGATCATACATTAAGGATATTTACGTTCCCGCTCTCTGTGACGTTAAGCATTAACAATACCTTTTCTACTTCTCATAACTTGGCAGAATTGAACTTGATTTATGAGATCCCAGTTAACACCTTAAATTTTGCAAATGCGGCAGTACAACATATCAATGGAGATATCTATATGTTGTGGTGCTGTAATACACAAGACTCGGAAACAATCGATGTGTATCAATTCAACATCCAGGAAAAAACGTCGTTAAGAAGACTCCGCAAGGCAATTGCATTATATGAACATATATCTAAAATGGTGGATCCGTCAGTTATGAAGTTTGATAAATTAGGGACTGTAATGAAGTTCTTATTGTACGAAGATAGGATATATATTGGGTTTGAATCTGgatttgttgttgctgtatCTCTTTCGGATGATCTATCTTTACACGTCTCTTATGTTTCATCAGCACATTATCCCGAGCCTGTTTTGGATCTCTCTGTTGGCCATGATTTAAAAATGGTATTAAGTTCATCTACAACTTCCAGCTTAGGGTTACATAAAGCTAAGTCGAAGCTAAAACACCAACACGACACTGCAGAAGGAGATATAATTATCGATGACAGTGAAGTATATTCGAATCTAATAAAATTGCCAACTAAGAAAGTGGCACACATCCAACAAATGGATAATATCATAGTCGTTTCTACCTGGTATGGAACAACGGAAATATTTGATACAACAGGTAGGGATACTCTAACTATTattcgaaaagaaagaggacAAGTGCCTGTTGATGACAATCCATATGGTAACGCATCACTTCCAAAAGATTCCACTAGGGTTAAAATATCTTCTATGATATGtatatcaaaaacaaacactAATGAAGTATCATCCATTAAGGATGTGACAGAAGGTATTAAGCGTAGACTTCTACGTTTCTCAAACCAAACATGGTGTTTGGTGGGGTACGAAGATGGGTCAATTGTGGTTAAAGAGATAGGTCATTAG
- the VMA2 gene encoding H(+)-transporting V1 sector ATPase subunit B yields MATLTDKQLFELNKKAVTEGFKVRPRLNYNTVGGVNGPLVILEKVKFPRYNEIVNLTLPDGTVRQGQVLEVRGDRAIVQVFEGTSGIDVKKTTVEFTGENLRIPVSEDTLGRIFDGSGRPIDNGPKVFAEDYLDINGSAINPYARIYPEEMISTGISAIDTMNSIARGQKIPIFSASGLPHNEIAAQICRQAGLVRPTKDVHDGHEENFSIVFAAMGVNLETARFFKQDFEENGSLERTSLFLNLANDPTIERIITPRLALTTAEYLAYQTERHVLTILTDMSSYADALREVSAAREEVPGRRGYPGYMYTDLSTIYERAGRVEGRNGSITQIPILTMPNDDITHPIPDLTGYITEGQISVDRQLDNKGIYPPINVLPSLSRLMKSAIGEGMTRKDHGDVSNQLYAKYAIGRDAAAMKAVVGEEALSIEDKLSLEFLEKFEKTFISQGAYENRSVFESLDQAWSLLRIYPKEMLNRISPKILDEFYDRARDEDEEDDEDEEASSADKKPQAEESLI; encoded by the coding sequence ATGGCTACACTTACAGACAAGCAGttgtttgaattgaacaagaaagcTGTTACCGAGGGTTTCAAGGTCAGACCTCGTTTGAACTATAACACTGTTGGTGGTGTGAATGGTCCTTTGGTTATTTTGGAGAAGGTGAAGTTTCCACGTTATAATGAAATTGTGAACTTGACTTTGCCAGACGGGACTGTGAGACAAGGTCAAGTTTTGGAAGTGAGAGGCGACCGTGCTATTGTGCAAGTGTTTGAGGGTACTTCTGGTATTGATGTCAAGAAGACCACTGTCGAGTTCACTGGTGAGAACTTGCGTATTCCAGTTTCAGAAGACACGTTGGGTAGAATTTTTGATGGTTCTGGTAGACCGATTGACAATGGTCCTAAGGTGTTTGCTGAAGATTACTTGGACATCAACGGTTCGGCTATCAACCCATATGCTCGTATCTatccagaagaaatgatTTCGACTGGTATCTCTGCCATTGACACCATGAACTCTATTGCCCGTGGTCAAAAGATTCCAATCTTCTCTGCATCCGGTCTTCCTCACAACGAAATCGCAGCTCAAATTTGTAGACAGGCTGGTCTAGTCAGACCTACAAAAGATGTCCACGATGGTCACGAAGAGAATTTCAGTATCGTCTTCGCTGCCATGGGTGTTAACTTGGAAACTGCtagattcttcaaacaggattttgaagaaaacggTTCCCTTGAAAGAACttccttgtttttgaatttggCTAATGACCCTACCATTGAAAGAATCATTACCCCAAGATTGGCTTTGACCACTGCAGAATACTTGGCCTACCAAACAGAAAGACACGTTTTGACCATTTTGACAGACATGTCCTCATATGCCGATGCCTTGAGAGAAGTTTCTGCTGctagagaagaagttccAGGTAGACGTGGTTACCCAGGTTACATGTACACAGATTTGTCCACCATTTACGAAAGAGCTGGTAGAGTTGAAGGCCGTAATGGTTCCATCACTCAAATTCCTATCTTGACCATGCCTAACGATGATATCACACATCCTATTCCTGATTTGACTGGTTACATTACTGAAGGTCAAATTTCTGTTGATCGTCAATTGGACAACAAGGGTATCTACCCTCCAATCAATGTCTTACCATCCTTGTCCAGATTAATGAAGTCTGCTATTGGTGAAGGTATGACCAGAAAGGACCATGGTGATGTTTCTAACCAATTGTACGCCAAGTATGCTATTGGTAGAGATGCTGCCGCCATGAAGGCTGTCGTTGGTGAAGAAGCTTTGTCCATCGAAGATAAGCTATCTCTAGAGTTCTTGGAAAAGTTCGAAAAGACTTTCATTTCCCAAGGTGCTTATGAAAACAGATCTGTTTTCGAATCTTTGGATCAAGCTTGGTCCTTGTTGAGAATATATCCAAAGGAGATGTTGAACAGAATTTCTCCAAAGATTTTGGATGAATTCTATGATAGAGCAagagatgaagatgaagaagatgatgaagacgaagaagctTCTTCCGCTGACAAGAAGCCTCAAGCCGAAGAGTCATTGATCTAA
- the CDC34 gene encoding SCF E2 ubiquitin-protein ligase catalytic subunit CDC34: MSRKNTAASLLLRQYRELTDPKKAIPSFHIELEDDSNIFLWNIGVMVLNEESIYHGGYFKAQMKFPDDFPFSPPTFRFTPAIYHPNVYRDGRLCISILHQSGNPTSDEPDEETWSPVQTVESVLISIVSLLEDPNISSPANVDAAVDYKKNPEQYKQKVKLEVERSKQDIPQGFVMPESTKAYVSQRRANEAIDSIKDTVGDNFWYDSDEGEEDVDIYAYEDSDEDEEEDDEDQKLDGASFGKDHSSSRLNANNGKNDIDSDDDEDLVPEEAEDSLDESVMDRRSKLIEESEELEDTEMK, translated from the coding sequence ATGAGTCGCAAGAACACCGCTGCCTCGCTATTGTTACGACAATACAGAGAACTCACAGACCCAAAGAAAGCTATTCCTAGTTTCCATATCGAGTTGGAAGATGACTCCAATATCTTTTTGTGGAACATCGGGGTGATGGTTTTGAACGAGGAGTCCATCTACCACGGAGGTTACTTCAAGGCACAGATGAAGTTCCCAGACGACTTTCCTTTCTCCCCACCAACGTTCAGGTTCACTCCTGCGATCTACCACCCAAACGTCTACAGGGACGGAAGGTTATGCATCTCGATTTTGCACCAGTCCGGGAACCCAACGTCGGATGAGCCCGACGAAGAAACATGGTCCCCAGTACAAACAGTCGAGTCTGTCTTGATCTCGATAGTCTCCTTGTTGGAGGACCCTAATATCTCCTCGCCTGCAAACGTCGACGCCGCCGTCGACTACAAGAAGAACCCAGAACAATACAAGCAGAAGGTGAAACTAGAGGTGGAAAGATCGAAGCAGGATATCCCACAAGGCTTTGTAATGCCAGAGTCTACCAAGGCCTACGTCTCCCAGAGAAGAGCTAACGAGGCTATCGACAGCATCAAGGATACTGTGGGTGATAATTTCTGGTACGATAGCGACGAAGGCGAAGAAGACGTGGACATTTATGCATATGAGGACTCcgatgaagacgaagaagaagatgatgaagaccAAAAACTTGACGGCGCTTCTTTCGGCAAAGATCATTCCTCCTCCCGTTTGAACGCAAACAACGGCAAGAACGACATCGATTCAGATGACGACGAGGATCTGGTGCCTGAGGAAGCAGAAGACTCCCTAGACGAAAGCGTCATGGATAGAAGGAGTAAACTTATCGAAGAATCAGAAGAGCTTGAAGATACAGAGATGAAATAG
- the SHE3 gene encoding She3p: MMTQEQGILTPTKNMNASKFNINHGHFITNLESLESPTKKKDNANISGNGGNGNSNYSPGKYSTSRVIESLHGKIDDLTNTNLKMTTQCHHLVKELESSSEARKKHLETISRLQTENVNLKAMLDRKSNRLSELEASLKQESTSNSDLLKKNQELEETIKSLQKENEKLTEQSTMYKVQYDAVADSHKTYKDYFTNEISSLQHNLALLERSMTKQVESKVNEVYEIDNKIQQKLKSLESSTETFQRHATEEIEANIKKLDLESWEHSLQEAQQLLKKYKAQAQAEGVNLQDKPQMPPLRNNKRKTSAQKRTSFYGTPTGFSAVSNIQSPPSSSAKQLPGLKRASSIRVPSDNNKK, encoded by the coding sequence ATGATGACCCAAGAACAGGGGATATTAACTCCAACAAAGAACATGAATGCAAGCAAGTTCAATATCAATCATGGTCACTTCATTACAAATCTAGAATCCCTAGAGAGCCccacgaagaagaaggacaaTGCAAACATAAGTGGAAATGGAGGCAACGGCAATTCGAACTATAGTCCTGGGAAGTACTCTACAAGCAGAGTAATAGAATCTCTCCATGGAAAAATCGACGATTTAACGAATACCAACCTGAAAATGACAACCCAGTGCCATCATTTGGTGAAAGAGCTAGAATCTTCCAGCGAGGCTCGTAAGAAGCACCTAGAAACGATTTCAAGGCTGCAGACAGAAAATGTGAATTTAAAGGCGATGCTAGACAGAAAGAGTAATAGATTGAGCGAACTGGAAGCCTCATTGAAGCAAgaatcaacttcaaataGCGATTTGctcaagaagaaccaagaGCTGGAAGAAACTATCAAAAGTTTacaaaaggaaaacgaaaaactCACAGAGCAATCTACTATGTACAAAGTTCAGTATGATGCTGTGGCAGACTCACACAAAACGTACAAAGATTACTTCACTAACGAGATCAGCTCGTTACAACACAATCTAGCATTACTCGAGAGATCTATGACGAAACAGGTAGAGTCAAAGGTCAATGAAGTATACGAGATAGACAACAAGATACAGCAAAAGTTGAAGAGCTTAGAATCATCAACGGAAACCTTCCAGAGACATGCTACAGAGGAGATCGAAGCaaacatcaagaaattAGATTTGGAAAGCTGGGAACACTCCCTCCAAGAGGCTCAGCAATTGCTAAAGAAATACAAGGCTCAGGCTCAGGCCGAGGGTGTGAACTTGCAGGATAAGCCTCAAATGCCTCCTCTTAGAAACAATAAGCGGAAAACAAGTGctcaaaaaagaacaagttTCTACGGAACACCTACCGGGTTCTCTGCAGTATCTAACATACAATCCCCTCCATCTAGCTCTGCTAAACAACTACCAGGACTCAAACGAGCCTCATCAATTAGAGTACCGTCCGATAATAACAAGAAGTGA
- the ATG14 gene encoding Atg14p, giving the protein MIHCGICGKAKTADVQFICCHCINGSPAVLLRDKMNLLILRQEVEQLKTAVEDQLETGFAGEGQLGRQLQKLDIYNEKRRLIKLRQRLQLARNKVQLKRNKYNELLQIMSTNGYLEESTSATDSIDLEEQAAEESASLDTLSHILARNQKQLFAELCRWFRIRKSDEDDVFSYTIWGLPMVNLKNGSELDPSIMVSSMRYLQQYLQLAFRIWLFKAICDKPIENDRNIIENFTQLIYDTLDILRARKLVSKSVSIRDILIRYDLDGMIYHLSQNKYLSSLDDASNSYPPTMQNIKQLVMSMIPSI; this is encoded by the coding sequence atgaTACATTGTGGAATCTGCGGTAAGGCAAAGACAGCAGATGTGCAGTTTATTTGCTGTCACTGTATTAACGGTTCACCAGCCGTACTTTTAAGGGACAAGATGAATCTTTTGATTCTGCGACAGGAAGTTGAGCAGCTTAAAACGGCCGTAGAGGATCAATTAGAGACGGGATTTGCGGGAGAAGGACAGTTAGGGAGACAGCTACAGAAACTAGACATTTACAACGAGAAGAGAAGGCTGATAAAGCTACGACAGCGGCTCCAACTAGCTCGGAATAAAGTGCAGCTGAAACGGAACAAATACAATGAGTTACTCCAGATAATGTCAACCAATGGGTACTTGGAAGAAAGCACATCGGCAACGGATTCCATCGACTTGGAGGAGCAAGCAGCCGAGGAATCGGCCAGCCTCGACACCCTATCGCACATACTTGCCAGAAACCAAAAGCAACTGTTCGCCGAGTTGTGTCGGTGGTTTCGCATCAGAAAGAGCGACGAAGACGACGTTTTCTCATACACGATATGGGGACTCCCCATGGTGAATCTCAAAAATGGGAGCGAGCTGGACCCCAGCATCATGGTCTCCTCTATGCGCTACCTCCAGCAATACTTGCAGCTGGCGTTCCGAATCTGGTTGTTTAAGGCAATATGCGACAAACCGATAGAAAATGACCGCAACATAATCGAAAACTTCACACAGCTCATATACGACACGCTAGACATTCTTCGGGCACGCAAGCTCGTCTCCAAATCCGTCTCTATCAGAGACATCCTAATCAGATACGATCTCGACGGAATGATCTACCACTTGTCCCAGAACAAGTACCTCTCCTCCCTCGACGACGCCTCAAACTCGTACCCACCCACCATGCAAAACATTAAACAGCTCGTGATGTCAATGATACCATCAATATAG